One window from the genome of Hyalangium gracile encodes:
- a CDS encoding MarR family winged helix-turn-helix transcriptional regulator yields the protein MGNPEAELKETADLEENVSVEPSPTEQQEKSRGPQLGEVLEFMRLLWAVDHGLQSTSKRMESTLGITGPQRLVLRLVGRFPGITAGALAQILHVHPSTLTGVLKRLEKRGLLERKSDPLDGRKALFALTEAGRALDVPSTGTVEAAVQRALSKMTRARILHTQDVLTALAEELGGIPTEADPPDDGSARRSATR from the coding sequence ATGGGGAACCCGGAGGCCGAGTTGAAAGAGACTGCGGACCTGGAAGAAAACGTAAGCGTCGAGCCATCGCCCACCGAGCAGCAGGAGAAATCTCGCGGCCCTCAGCTGGGCGAGGTCCTCGAGTTCATGCGCCTGCTGTGGGCCGTGGATCACGGCCTCCAGTCCACGTCCAAGCGCATGGAGTCCACCCTGGGCATCACCGGTCCCCAGCGACTGGTGCTGCGCCTGGTCGGCCGCTTCCCAGGCATCACCGCGGGAGCGCTCGCGCAGATCCTCCACGTCCACCCGAGCACCCTCACCGGCGTCCTCAAGCGCCTGGAGAAGCGTGGCCTCCTCGAGCGCAAGTCGGATCCGCTCGACGGGCGCAAGGCGCTCTTCGCCCTCACGGAGGCCGGACGGGCGCTGGATGTTCCCTCCACGGGCACCGTCGAGGCCGCCGTGCAGCGGGCGCTGTCCAAGATGACCCGCGCGCGCATCCTCCACACCCAGGACGTGCTGACCGCGCTCGCCGAGGAGCTGGGCGGAATCCCCACGGAGGCCGACCCTCCGGATGACGGCTCGGCCCGCCGCTCTGCTACCCGCTGA
- a CDS encoding FHA domain-containing protein encodes MALRFSVLASQLMYDREAVLKAVSWPVLVWESPPPRPDPHLGFVDFTVPDTRPRRHGAAEPLVFELRKRTMGGADITLGRAPDCDLVIEDATVSRLHACFRQEPHTGMWHVVDAESHNGTFQAGVLIVPGRPTPLFERASLRFGGVEMAFLHASAFEQYVHARALTPVRLTSVG; translated from the coding sequence GTGGCGCTCAGGTTCTCTGTTCTGGCCTCTCAGCTCATGTATGACCGTGAAGCCGTCCTCAAGGCGGTCTCCTGGCCCGTGCTCGTCTGGGAGTCTCCGCCGCCCCGGCCGGATCCCCACCTGGGCTTCGTCGACTTCACGGTGCCCGACACGCGGCCCCGGCGGCATGGCGCCGCCGAGCCGCTCGTGTTCGAGCTTCGCAAGCGCACGATGGGTGGAGCCGACATCACCCTCGGTCGTGCTCCGGACTGCGATCTCGTCATCGAGGACGCCACCGTGTCGCGCCTCCACGCCTGCTTCCGCCAGGAGCCGCACACCGGCATGTGGCACGTGGTGGACGCCGAGAGCCACAACGGCACCTTCCAGGCCGGCGTGCTCATCGTCCCCGGCCGGCCCACGCCGCTGTTCGAGCGCGCCTCGCTGCGCTTCGGTGGCGTGGAGATGGCCTTCCTCCATGCCTCCGCGTTCGAGCAGTACGTTCATGCTCGGGCACTCACGCCCGTGCGCTTGACGTCCGTGGGCTGA
- a CDS encoding YcjF family protein: protein MSWLDTLDDIRTRDFSKVPEKERDKTAREVINMCSYAAALVAISPLPLSDVVLTLPIQTGMVVTVGHIYGRKVTKASARELILELGTTAGVGLLARQGIKALVPVFGAILTVAPAFAANWAMGRVAMEYFKDPGLNREGLKEVFRRAKAEGSSLFTREGFERFRKQNEKSVQDVAKAASQQAETETEVEAPAPRKAAAKKAPAKKAARKKPASKKSAAKR, encoded by the coding sequence ATGTCGTGGCTCGACACATTGGATGACATCCGGACTCGGGACTTCAGCAAGGTGCCAGAGAAGGAGCGGGACAAGACGGCGCGAGAGGTCATCAACATGTGCTCGTACGCGGCGGCGCTGGTGGCCATCTCGCCGCTCCCGCTGTCGGACGTGGTGCTGACGCTGCCCATCCAGACGGGCATGGTCGTCACGGTGGGGCACATCTACGGGCGCAAGGTGACGAAGGCGTCCGCGCGGGAGCTCATCCTCGAGCTGGGCACCACGGCGGGAGTGGGCCTGCTGGCGCGGCAGGGCATCAAGGCGCTCGTCCCCGTCTTCGGCGCGATCCTCACGGTGGCGCCGGCCTTCGCGGCCAACTGGGCGATGGGCCGCGTGGCGATGGAGTACTTCAAGGACCCGGGCCTCAACCGCGAGGGCCTGAAGGAGGTGTTCCGGCGAGCGAAGGCCGAGGGCAGCTCCCTCTTCACGCGGGAGGGGTTCGAGCGCTTCCGGAAGCAGAACGAGAAGAGCGTGCAGGACGTGGCGAAGGCGGCGAGCCAGCAGGCCGAGACCGAGACCGAGGTCGAGGCTCCAGCTCCGAGGAAGGCCGCGGCGAAGAAGGCTCCCGCGAAGAAGGCGGCCCGGAAGAAGCCGGCCTCGAAGAAGAGCGCCGCGAAGCGGTAG
- the sitA5 gene encoding SitA5 family polymorphic toxin — protein MQTRRLGAGILALLTACASTPRHASASIDPYEAALAAARYELRVLTSGTAGVEPVAVDEEEFHEAMRMLASTIPPSHSPQETGRWLMEGGLEADLLAEVERGQVVRLMPLEDTSPLDAATAAEMRRKYLSLCQHDYEGGDCLGLLTDGPTLQRDDLRTLALALSLKGVLKETRTALAGMVSPQALVAMIAWTAGFYLLLWLLPEPASKALAAALTMTLLAWLPVHTLWSLMEGWARLVHEVDRSTRFEQLEVASQRFSRVMGEETARVLVMLVTAALSGSVASLAMKLPKLPGFTRASVQAEAQGLRLAEVGEVEAVAATEEGTFTLMVRSPSARGGTAMVEATEIAEARASAVTIIRHRGGNRQVSMNGQRWHVPANRSIKELPAKDPVGDELQAAAQRAAKGWSRNDLSDAELEAINRARAQGKYLEANLWERMYRGRWVENVLREQFKHLRWSRTGVDAFDPATGYRYEVLSGTASNMELHGRRMTDELFRLITF, from the coding sequence ATGCAAACTCGTCGGCTGGGCGCTGGAATCCTGGCACTCCTCACGGCATGCGCGAGTACGCCACGTCACGCATCCGCGAGCATCGATCCGTACGAGGCAGCGCTGGCAGCGGCCCGGTACGAGCTGCGCGTGCTCACCTCTGGCACCGCAGGAGTAGAGCCTGTGGCCGTGGACGAGGAAGAGTTTCACGAGGCCATGCGAATGCTGGCGTCGACAATTCCTCCATCTCACAGTCCCCAGGAGACGGGGCGATGGCTGATGGAGGGCGGGCTGGAAGCCGACCTGCTGGCAGAGGTGGAGAGAGGGCAGGTGGTGCGACTGATGCCGCTAGAGGACACCAGTCCGCTGGATGCAGCAACGGCGGCAGAGATGAGGCGCAAGTACTTGAGCTTGTGCCAGCACGACTACGAAGGGGGTGATTGCCTGGGGCTGCTGACCGATGGCCCTACCTTGCAGAGAGATGATCTGCGCACTCTGGCGCTGGCGCTTTCCTTGAAGGGAGTTCTGAAGGAGACCCGCACTGCGCTCGCGGGCATGGTCTCGCCACAAGCGTTGGTGGCGATGATCGCGTGGACTGCCGGCTTCTATCTGCTGCTGTGGCTGTTACCTGAACCGGCCTCTAAAGCGTTGGCAGCGGCTTTGACCATGACCCTCCTGGCGTGGTTGCCAGTACACACCCTGTGGAGCCTGATGGAGGGGTGGGCTCGCCTTGTCCATGAGGTGGACCGATCTACCCGCTTCGAGCAGCTCGAAGTGGCGAGCCAGCGCTTCAGCCGGGTCATGGGGGAGGAAACCGCGCGAGTGCTGGTGATGCTCGTGACGGCGGCGCTGAGTGGGAGCGTGGCGAGCCTTGCCATGAAGCTGCCGAAGCTGCCGGGCTTCACACGTGCCTCGGTCCAGGCTGAGGCGCAGGGCTTGAGACTCGCCGAGGTTGGCGAGGTGGAAGCGGTGGCAGCGACCGAGGAGGGGACCTTCACCCTCATGGTGCGCAGCCCAAGTGCTCGTGGAGGCACCGCGATGGTGGAGGCGACGGAAATCGCCGAAGCGCGTGCGAGCGCCGTCACCATCATCCGCCACCGAGGCGGCAACCGGCAGGTCTCCATGAATGGTCAGCGCTGGCACGTGCCGGCGAACAGGTCCATCAAGGAGCTACCTGCCAAGGATCCCGTGGGAGACGAGCTCCAGGCGGCGGCGCAGCGTGCAGCGAAAGGCTGGAGCCGCAACGATTTATCGGATGCCGAGCTCGAAGCCATCAACCGCGCCAGAGCGCAGGGAAAGTACCTCGAAGCCAACCTCTGGGAGCGAATGTACCGAGGCAGATGGGTGGAGAATGTACTGAGGGAGCAGTTCAAGCACCTGAGGTGGAGCCGAACCGGGGTCGACGCGTTTGACCCAGCAACAGGGTACCGATACGAGGTGCTCTCAGGGACGGCATCGAACATGGAGCTGCACGGGCGACGGATGACGGATGAGCTCTTCCGACTCATCACGTTCTGA
- a CDS encoding peptidase MA family metallohydrolase translates to MLGLLGLVLTAAPARADEEEDELRTEVKTRLGKVEDAIDGWDIVGATRELAELEKLVPESVEAVKYFRGRIAFEEGRYAEALELLQQAGLEDKPGSYLRLAKDTLALTKNHAKAESEHFVFYYPKGKEEVLVPYALETLESIYRAMKEDLGWTPPGGKVRVEVVNNARELSKVSTLTYEQISTTGTIAICKFNKLMVTSPKAVARGYDWQDTLAHEYIHLVVSQASHNEVPIWLHEGLAKFLESRWRGPGGLGLNPSALALLGKRVKANSLVPFEKMSPSIAMLPNAEDAALAFAEVFYAIHYVHETKGTAGFRTIIQELRNGQTDRKAVEAAVGMPFGLFEKAWLAHIKKQPFPKELLPREEVVLKEHAKEDDKEDPKKGREISFGDFMEVQELPARKLAHLGELLRERNRVKAAAAEYAKAYQIVGDKYESVSNKYALTLLELRRLDEAEQVLRGSLRVHPGMPGTNVHLGRIMLFRKDWAKAKAAYMEALSTNPFDPEIHVALTKIHDELGETALKARTKQAGAILTGMTPDAIENASFKFMRDERELSGADVPPPTPEKPAPEAAKDGGK, encoded by the coding sequence ATGCTGGGGCTCCTGGGGCTGGTGCTCACCGCCGCGCCGGCCCGCGCGGACGAGGAGGAGGACGAGCTCCGGACCGAAGTCAAGACGCGCCTGGGCAAGGTGGAGGATGCCATCGACGGCTGGGACATCGTCGGCGCCACCCGCGAGCTGGCGGAGCTGGAGAAGCTCGTCCCGGAGAGCGTCGAGGCGGTGAAGTACTTCCGGGGGCGCATCGCCTTCGAGGAGGGGCGCTACGCGGAGGCGCTGGAGCTGCTCCAGCAGGCGGGGCTCGAGGACAAGCCGGGCAGCTACCTGCGGCTGGCGAAGGACACGCTCGCCCTCACGAAGAACCACGCGAAGGCGGAGAGCGAGCACTTCGTCTTCTACTACCCCAAGGGCAAGGAAGAGGTCCTGGTGCCCTACGCGCTGGAGACGCTGGAGTCCATCTACCGGGCCATGAAGGAGGACCTGGGGTGGACGCCGCCGGGCGGCAAGGTGCGCGTGGAGGTGGTGAACAACGCGCGCGAGCTGTCGAAGGTGAGCACCCTCACCTACGAGCAGATCTCCACCACGGGGACGATCGCCATCTGCAAGTTCAACAAGCTGATGGTGACCAGCCCCAAGGCGGTGGCGCGAGGCTACGACTGGCAGGACACGCTGGCGCACGAGTACATCCACCTGGTGGTCAGCCAGGCCAGCCACAACGAGGTGCCCATCTGGCTGCACGAGGGGCTGGCGAAGTTCCTGGAGTCCCGGTGGCGCGGCCCCGGTGGGCTGGGGCTGAACCCGTCCGCCCTGGCGCTGCTGGGCAAGCGGGTGAAGGCGAACTCGCTCGTCCCCTTCGAGAAGATGAGCCCGTCCATCGCGATGCTGCCCAACGCCGAGGACGCGGCGCTGGCGTTCGCGGAAGTCTTCTACGCCATCCACTACGTGCACGAGACGAAGGGCACGGCGGGCTTCCGCACCATCATCCAGGAGCTGCGCAACGGGCAGACGGACCGCAAGGCGGTGGAGGCGGCCGTGGGCATGCCCTTCGGCCTCTTCGAGAAGGCGTGGCTGGCGCACATCAAGAAGCAGCCCTTCCCCAAGGAGCTGCTGCCGCGCGAGGAGGTGGTGCTGAAGGAGCACGCCAAGGAGGACGACAAGGAGGACCCCAAGAAGGGCCGGGAGATCTCCTTCGGAGACTTCATGGAGGTGCAGGAGCTGCCCGCGCGCAAGCTGGCGCACCTGGGCGAGCTGCTGCGCGAGCGCAACCGGGTGAAGGCCGCGGCGGCGGAGTACGCCAAGGCGTACCAGATCGTCGGCGACAAGTACGAGTCGGTGTCGAACAAGTACGCGCTGACGCTGCTGGAGCTGCGGCGGCTGGACGAGGCGGAGCAGGTGCTGCGCGGCTCGCTGCGGGTGCACCCGGGCATGCCGGGGACCAACGTGCACCTGGGCCGCATCATGCTGTTCCGCAAGGACTGGGCGAAGGCGAAGGCGGCGTACATGGAGGCGCTGTCGACCAACCCGTTCGATCCGGAGATCCACGTGGCGCTCACGAAGATCCACGACGAGCTGGGGGAGACGGCGCTCAAGGCGCGGACGAAGCAGGCCGGAGCGATCCTCACGGGCATGACGCCCGACGCCATCGAGAACGCGTCCTTCAAGTTCATGCGGGACGAGCGGGAGCTGTCCGGAGCGGACGTGCCTCCGCCCACGCCGGAGAAGCCCGCGCCCGAGGCGGCGAAGGACGGCGGGAAGTAG
- a CDS encoding DUF4175 family protein, with protein sequence MTVETPQTPGPELPPPPPPPQAQAVARPRLRSREVEALLGTVRARQRRQLWMEGGMLGAITFLVLGLAGGFLGLVTPDLGRWILIFSPLAGIAVACALGIVLSRKLVGDDVRTARLIGERRPELSLDVLAAVELSQQHGKDQHSQMLVAAFLSQMDWRARQVDPATVVDRKRVRRVGQVLGAVVLASVVLLALAGGRWRAGVTKAWEAGREVATAAQVEPITGDIELTYRYPAYTGLAPRTVTGTNGEVSAPAGTEVVLKTRSDREVEQAELVVNDETLPLKVEGKRELTGSFVAKKTGRYHFVFHTQKRKPVVGPDIPLNVEPDAAPQVTLLTPATELEVDPGQQVTLKYEASDDYGLGEVALVFRTPGAQEETRVPLPREDGRRNKGTYTWDLGRFTVKPGDRITYYIEAKDNDAVEGPKRGISRTQVLRIYSAAEHRRAALQKAEALWGRLVDHLADRLEGSDHEDKKDAERVTAGQKVDVSGQQLVTDMRALAQDLNRERDVPKELVGALLNIADGMSRKISATMDFRRLYLRTQRLRGEDYGTGTRLTAAVKDEIAETEKDILYLESLLDRQKLEALQELSKQLAEERRDLARLIEQYKESPNDAARQQILQEIAELRQRINELMQRMAELRKGIRDEHFNAEALSEMMKDQDMQSGLDQVEKLMREGKADEALAKLQELSMQMDKMMESLNKAQGEMGDKQYPELAQKFGNFMEDLRKTMEEQQKVADATKALRDQARNQNRERLGEKGKAMKEELLKQVEQVEKSYEQLKPEQLNSRAAGPLSEAQAELENLKNALKADAFDLAADSAQRSEDMAQQIASMGEHQRKLDEMFGNPDEVRQQSAQLAQKLQKDAQTMQEVNQKLQSLFPEPGSQLGQQERQQLKQLSEQQQQLEQRAQGLRQQMEEIQQLAPVFGQQSGEQMEEIGQRMGEAAQRMGGQDPGRGYGQQQAALEGLKRFQQQMKESQQGQGQGGLPLPMGMGRREGNGMDPRDKVELPDEDAFQAPKEFRKDLLDAMKQGAPERYREQVKRYYEELVK encoded by the coding sequence GTGACCGTCGAAACCCCGCAGACCCCAGGCCCGGAACTCCCACCTCCTCCCCCGCCTCCACAGGCCCAGGCCGTGGCCCGCCCGCGGCTGCGCTCCCGCGAGGTGGAGGCGCTGCTCGGCACCGTGCGCGCCCGCCAGCGGCGCCAGCTCTGGATGGAAGGAGGCATGCTCGGCGCCATCACCTTCCTGGTGCTCGGGCTTGCCGGCGGCTTCCTCGGGCTCGTGACGCCGGACCTCGGCCGGTGGATCCTGATCTTCTCCCCGCTCGCCGGCATCGCCGTGGCGTGCGCGCTGGGCATCGTCCTGTCCCGCAAGCTCGTGGGAGATGACGTCCGCACGGCGCGACTCATCGGCGAGCGGCGGCCCGAGCTGTCCCTGGACGTGCTCGCCGCGGTGGAGCTCTCCCAGCAGCACGGCAAGGATCAGCACTCGCAGATGCTCGTCGCCGCCTTCCTCAGCCAGATGGACTGGCGGGCGCGGCAGGTGGACCCGGCCACCGTCGTGGACCGCAAGCGGGTGCGGCGCGTGGGCCAGGTGCTCGGCGCCGTCGTGCTGGCGAGCGTGGTGCTCCTGGCGCTGGCCGGAGGCCGCTGGCGCGCGGGCGTGACGAAGGCGTGGGAGGCGGGCCGCGAGGTGGCGACCGCCGCCCAGGTCGAGCCCATCACCGGAGACATCGAGCTGACGTACCGCTACCCGGCCTACACGGGGCTGGCGCCCCGCACGGTGACGGGCACCAACGGCGAGGTGAGCGCGCCGGCCGGCACCGAGGTGGTGCTCAAGACGCGCTCGGACCGCGAGGTGGAGCAGGCAGAGCTCGTCGTCAACGACGAGACGCTGCCGCTCAAGGTGGAGGGCAAGCGCGAGCTGACCGGCTCCTTCGTGGCGAAGAAGACGGGCCGCTACCACTTCGTCTTCCACACCCAGAAGCGCAAGCCCGTCGTGGGCCCGGACATCCCCCTCAACGTCGAGCCGGACGCGGCGCCGCAGGTGACGCTGCTCACCCCGGCCACGGAGCTCGAGGTGGACCCCGGCCAGCAGGTGACGCTCAAGTACGAGGCCAGCGACGACTACGGGCTGGGCGAGGTGGCGCTCGTGTTCCGCACGCCCGGCGCCCAGGAGGAGACGCGCGTGCCGCTGCCGCGCGAGGACGGCCGGCGCAACAAGGGCACGTACACCTGGGACTTGGGCCGCTTCACGGTGAAGCCGGGCGACCGCATCACCTACTACATCGAGGCCAAGGACAACGACGCGGTGGAGGGCCCCAAGCGGGGCATCAGCCGCACCCAGGTGCTGCGCATCTACAGCGCCGCCGAGCACCGCCGCGCCGCGCTCCAGAAGGCCGAGGCGCTCTGGGGCCGGCTGGTGGACCACCTCGCGGACCGGCTGGAGGGCTCGGACCACGAGGACAAGAAGGACGCCGAGCGCGTCACCGCCGGCCAGAAGGTGGACGTCAGCGGCCAGCAGCTCGTGACGGACATGCGCGCGCTGGCGCAGGACCTCAACCGCGAGCGGGACGTGCCCAAGGAGCTGGTGGGCGCGCTGCTCAACATCGCGGATGGGATGTCGCGGAAGATCTCCGCCACCATGGACTTCCGGCGCCTGTACCTGCGCACCCAGCGGCTGCGCGGCGAGGACTACGGCACCGGCACCCGGCTCACCGCCGCGGTGAAGGACGAGATCGCCGAGACGGAGAAGGACATCCTCTACCTGGAGTCCCTGCTGGACAGACAGAAGCTGGAGGCGCTCCAGGAGCTCTCCAAGCAGCTGGCCGAGGAGCGGCGCGACCTGGCGCGGCTCATCGAGCAGTACAAGGAGAGCCCCAACGACGCGGCCCGCCAGCAGATCCTCCAGGAGATCGCCGAGCTGCGCCAGCGCATCAACGAGCTGATGCAGCGCATGGCCGAGCTGCGCAAGGGCATCCGCGACGAGCACTTCAACGCCGAGGCGCTCTCCGAGATGATGAAGGACCAGGACATGCAGAGCGGCCTGGACCAGGTGGAGAAGCTGATGCGCGAGGGCAAGGCGGACGAGGCGCTCGCCAAGCTCCAGGAGCTCTCCATGCAGATGGACAAGATGATGGAGTCGCTCAACAAGGCGCAGGGCGAGATGGGTGACAAGCAGTACCCGGAGCTGGCGCAGAAGTTCGGCAACTTCATGGAGGACCTCCGGAAGACGATGGAGGAGCAGCAGAAGGTGGCCGACGCCACCAAGGCCCTGCGGGACCAGGCGCGCAACCAGAACCGGGAGCGGCTGGGCGAGAAGGGCAAGGCCATGAAGGAGGAGCTGCTCAAGCAGGTGGAGCAGGTGGAGAAGAGCTACGAGCAGCTCAAGCCGGAGCAGCTCAACAGCCGCGCGGCCGGCCCGCTCTCCGAGGCCCAGGCGGAGCTGGAGAACCTGAAGAACGCGCTGAAGGCGGACGCGTTCGACCTGGCGGCGGACTCGGCGCAGCGCTCGGAGGACATGGCGCAGCAGATCGCCTCCATGGGCGAGCACCAGCGCAAGCTGGACGAGATGTTCGGCAACCCGGACGAGGTGCGCCAGCAGTCGGCGCAGCTGGCCCAGAAGCTCCAGAAGGACGCGCAGACGATGCAGGAGGTGAACCAGAAGCTGCAGTCGCTCTTCCCGGAGCCGGGCTCGCAGCTGGGGCAGCAGGAGCGCCAGCAGCTCAAGCAGCTCTCCGAGCAGCAGCAGCAGCTCGAGCAGCGCGCCCAGGGGCTGCGCCAGCAGATGGAGGAGATCCAGCAGCTGGCGCCCGTCTTCGGCCAGCAGTCGGGCGAGCAGATGGAGGAGATCGGCCAGCGCATGGGCGAGGCGGCCCAGCGCATGGGTGGCCAGGATCCAGGCCGTGGCTACGGCCAGCAGCAGGCGGCGCTGGAGGGGCTCAAGCGCTTCCAGCAGCAGATGAAGGAGAGCCAGCAGGGCCAGGGCCAGGGCGGGCTGCCGCTGCCCATGGGCATGGGCCGGCGCGAGGGCAACGGCATGGATCCGCGCGACAAGGTGGAGCTGCCGGACGAGGACGCGTTCCAGGCGCCCAAGGAGTTCCGCAAGGACCTGCTGGACGCGATGAAGCAGGGGGCTCCCGAGCGTTACAGGGAGCAGGTGAAGCGCTACTACGAGGAGCTGGTGAAGTGA
- a CDS encoding dipeptidase → MIRVLLVTLLLAGTSPVAAPPAPDARAVHQSAIVIDGHMDTPQRFLDEGFDIGSETPITEGHVDLAKARAGNLGGVFFSIWVDPQAHAGRAAHRALSLIDSVHRQIERHPDQMVLALSAQDIVDARSGVQKKLATLMGIEGGHAIEDDLHLLRAFYRLGVRYMTLTWSNTNSWADASGDINNPKVKHHGGLTPFGEDVVREMNRLGMLVDISHVSDETFFETLKVSRAPVIASHSSARALTSARRNMTDEMLRAVAANGGVVMVNFFSAFIDEEFSKGYSAQARARDAAMAAVSAKLRKADPGTRLRAFIATERQWAGKLARPPLEALINHIDHVAKVAGVEHVGLGSDFDGISSTPEGIDSVADLPRITEALLARGYTPEQVQKILGGNLLRVFREAERVSQTLRAEQGSR, encoded by the coding sequence TTGATCCGTGTCCTCCTCGTCACCCTGCTGCTCGCGGGCACATCCCCCGTCGCCGCTCCTCCCGCCCCCGATGCTCGCGCTGTTCATCAGTCGGCCATCGTCATCGATGGACACATGGACACGCCTCAGCGCTTCCTCGACGAGGGCTTCGATATCGGCTCGGAGACGCCCATCACCGAGGGCCACGTGGACCTCGCCAAGGCGCGCGCCGGCAACCTGGGCGGCGTCTTCTTCTCCATCTGGGTCGACCCCCAGGCGCACGCCGGCCGCGCCGCCCATCGCGCCCTGAGCCTCATCGACTCCGTCCACCGGCAGATTGAACGCCACCCCGATCAGATGGTGCTCGCCCTGTCCGCCCAGGACATCGTCGACGCGCGCTCGGGCGTCCAGAAGAAGCTCGCCACGCTCATGGGCATCGAGGGCGGCCATGCCATCGAGGACGACCTCCACCTGCTGCGCGCCTTCTACCGGCTCGGCGTGCGGTACATGACCCTCACCTGGTCCAACACGAACAGCTGGGCAGACGCCTCCGGCGACATCAACAACCCCAAGGTGAAGCACCACGGCGGCCTCACCCCCTTCGGCGAGGACGTCGTCCGCGAGATGAACCGGCTCGGGATGCTCGTGGACATCTCCCACGTCTCCGACGAGACGTTCTTCGAGACGTTGAAGGTGTCTCGCGCGCCCGTCATCGCCTCCCACTCGTCCGCCCGCGCGCTGACCTCCGCCCGCCGCAACATGACCGACGAGATGCTCCGCGCCGTGGCCGCCAACGGCGGCGTCGTGATGGTCAACTTCTTCTCCGCCTTCATCGACGAGGAGTTCAGCAAGGGCTACTCCGCCCAGGCGCGCGCCCGCGACGCCGCCATGGCGGCCGTGTCGGCGAAGCTGCGCAAAGCTGACCCTGGCACCCGCCTGCGCGCCTTCATTGCCACAGAGCGGCAGTGGGCCGGCAAGCTCGCGCGCCCACCCCTCGAGGCGCTCATCAACCACATCGATCATGTCGCCAAGGTGGCGGGTGTCGAACATGTGGGGCTCGGCTCGGACTTCGATGGCATCTCCTCCACCCCGGAGGGCATCGACTCCGTCGCGGACCTGCCTCGCATCACCGAGGCACTCCTGGCTCGCGGCTACACCCCCGAGCAGGTGCAGAAGATCCTCGGCGGCAACCTGCTGCGCGTCTTCCGCGAGGCCGAGCGCGTCAGCCAGACGTTGCGCGCTGAACAGGGCTCGCGTTGA
- a CDS encoding ComEA family DNA-binding protein → MSGRAARVAWMVVLGLVLCGPGLAEAGRSRTQYTGVVNLNEASKEELDRLPGVGLKAAERILERRKKQPFKRIEELVRVKGFGKKKFQKLKPYLTLTGATTLQAEKSSASDAPKKSKH, encoded by the coding sequence GTGAGCGGGCGTGCGGCCAGGGTGGCGTGGATGGTGGTGCTCGGGCTGGTGTTGTGTGGGCCCGGGCTGGCGGAGGCAGGTCGCAGCCGCACGCAGTACACGGGAGTGGTGAACCTCAACGAGGCGTCGAAGGAGGAGCTGGATCGCCTTCCGGGCGTGGGGCTGAAGGCGGCGGAGCGCATCCTCGAGCGCCGGAAGAAGCAGCCCTTCAAGCGCATCGAGGAGTTGGTGCGCGTGAAGGGCTTCGGGAAGAAGAAGTTCCAGAAGCTCAAGCCGTACCTCACGTTGACGGGTGCCACGACGCTGCAGGCGGAGAAGAGCAGCGCTTCGGACGCGCCGAAGAAGTCGAAGCACTGA